Proteins from a genomic interval of Vibrio casei:
- the aroG gene encoding 3-deoxy-7-phosphoheptulonate synthase AroG → MQKIDDVRIKQVKELLPPVAVLEKFPATEMASATTFQSRQAIHNILEDKDDRLLVVIGPCSIHDTEAALEYGKRLAVLRDELKDNLEVVMRVYFEKPRTTVGWKGLINDPYLDDTYQLNDGLRIGRKLLLDLTDSGMPTASEFLDMITPQYVGDLISWGAIGARTTESQVHRELASGLSCPVGFKNGTDGNIKIATDACSSAGASHHFLSVTKYGHSAIIETAGNPDCHIILRGGKEPNYSAKHVSEVKSQLESQGLRQKVMIDFSHANSSKQFQRQMVVADDVSAQLSSGEDAIFGVMIESHLNEGRQDLVNGKVENYGQSITDACIGWEDTEKVLRQLADAVAARRASK, encoded by the coding sequence ATGCAAAAAATAGATGATGTAAGAATTAAACAAGTTAAAGAACTTTTGCCACCAGTGGCCGTTTTAGAGAAGTTTCCAGCAACAGAAATGGCGAGCGCGACGACATTTCAATCTCGCCAAGCAATACACAATATTTTAGAAGACAAAGATGATCGTTTATTGGTTGTGATTGGACCATGCTCTATTCATGATACTGAAGCAGCCCTAGAATACGGTAAGCGTTTAGCTGTGTTACGTGATGAACTGAAAGATAACCTTGAAGTGGTTATGCGTGTATATTTTGAAAAACCACGAACCACGGTTGGTTGGAAAGGTTTAATCAACGACCCATACCTTGATGACACTTATCAATTGAATGATGGCTTGCGGATTGGACGAAAATTGTTGCTGGATTTGACTGATTCAGGTATGCCAACGGCAAGTGAATTCCTTGATATGATTACTCCACAATATGTTGGTGATTTGATCAGTTGGGGAGCGATTGGTGCGCGTACAACGGAGTCTCAAGTACACCGTGAATTAGCATCAGGTCTTTCTTGCCCGGTTGGTTTTAAAAATGGTACCGATGGCAATATCAAAATTGCGACCGATGCCTGTAGTTCAGCTGGTGCTTCTCACCATTTTTTATCCGTGACTAAATATGGTCATTCCGCGATCATTGAAACAGCAGGCAACCCTGATTGCCATATTATTCTTCGTGGTGGTAAAGAGCCGAACTATAGTGCAAAGCATGTTAGTGAGGTGAAGTCACAACTTGAGTCTCAAGGACTACGCCAGAAAGTGATGATTGACTTTAGCCATGCAAATAGCTCGAAGCAATTTCAACGTCAAATGGTCGTTGCAGATGATGTTTCAGCTCAATTGTCTTCAGGTGAAGATGCCATTTTTGGTGTGATGATTGAAAGCCACCTTAACGAAGGTCGTCAAGATCTTGTTAATGGCAAGGTTGAAAACTATGGTCAAAGTATCACAGATGCTTGTATTGGGTGGGAAGATACTGAAAAAGTACTTCGTCAATTAGCGGATGCGGTTGCTGCTCGCAGGGCCTCTAAGTAA
- a CDS encoding PaaI family thioesterase produces MSVSQFSGLEMLQAMLDGKIPPASITQTMPLKGISVEYGKVQFEATADERHLNPLGGVHGGFLATIMDSVTACAVHSALEAGISYATIDLNVKMLKPVPQNIPLIAEGKLINLTKSLGISEGSLKDSEGKLYGHATATCMILR; encoded by the coding sequence ATGTCAGTCTCTCAATTTTCAGGATTAGAAATGTTGCAAGCTATGTTGGATGGAAAAATCCCCCCAGCATCGATTACTCAAACGATGCCATTGAAAGGCATTTCTGTTGAATACGGTAAAGTACAGTTTGAAGCCACCGCGGATGAAAGACACCTTAACCCGCTTGGTGGCGTGCATGGTGGTTTTCTAGCGACAATTATGGACTCTGTGACTGCATGCGCTGTACACTCTGCACTAGAAGCGGGAATCAGTTATGCAACCATCGATTTGAATGTGAAAATGCTTAAACCTGTACCTCAAAATATACCCTTAATAGCGGAAGGAAAGTTAATTAACCTTACTAAGTCGTTAGGTATCTCTGAGGGGAGTTTAAAAGATAGTGAAGGCAAACTGTATGGCCATGCCACTGCCACTTGCATGATTTTACGATAA
- a CDS encoding DUF3833 domain-containing protein, protein MNLFKSLLILLSMLFIISCSAPEVSHYSGSQPNFDFKTFFNGKLKAYGVVQDYKGELTRKLVVNMDARWEGNIGIIEEDFVYDDGETQKRIWNITLNEDGTAVGQADDVIGDAIGRSQGSVFHWKYRVVLPYKGDTLETDFDDWMYLVTPDKLINRTSINKFGIEVGQVTLVIEK, encoded by the coding sequence ATGAATTTATTTAAGTCTCTTTTGATCCTCTTAAGCATGTTGTTCATCATTAGCTGTTCAGCACCAGAAGTCAGTCATTATAGTGGTAGCCAACCTAATTTTGATTTTAAAACTTTTTTTAATGGAAAGTTAAAAGCTTATGGTGTCGTTCAAGATTACAAAGGTGAATTAACTCGAAAATTAGTGGTGAATATGGATGCTCGGTGGGAAGGTAACATCGGCATAATTGAAGAAGATTTTGTTTATGATGACGGTGAAACACAAAAGCGTATTTGGAACATTACCTTAAATGAGGATGGAACGGCTGTAGGGCAAGCTGATGATGTTATTGGTGATGCTATTGGGCGCAGTCAAGGTAGTGTTTTCCATTGGAAATACAGAGTAGTGCTACCTTATAAAGGCGACACACTAGAAACCGATTTTGATGATTGGATGTATTTAGTCACCCCTGATAAATTGATTAATCGTACCAGTATAAATAAGTTTGGCATTGAAGTTGGGCAAGTAACCTTAGTTATAGAAAAATAA
- a CDS encoding chalcone isomerase family protein, protein MLKWTWVLMVMVLSSQFAHAGITLNNGLKFVGEARLKYMFWNVYDAQLFTTSGQYVPGEYPIQLTLTYLRDFTAKDLVKATNEQWQHLGKFDLKNTYDKQLLSLWPNIKKGDSLTLLTNAKGQATFLHNTKELGVINGRDFAENFLAIWLDKDTSHPEFRRELIGDKP, encoded by the coding sequence ATGTTGAAATGGACATGGGTATTGATGGTGATGGTTCTTTCATCTCAATTCGCACACGCTGGGATCACGTTAAATAATGGGTTGAAATTCGTTGGCGAAGCGCGTTTGAAATATATGTTTTGGAATGTCTATGACGCGCAACTTTTTACAACGTCAGGGCAGTACGTACCAGGCGAATACCCTATACAACTTACTTTAACGTATTTGAGGGATTTTACCGCCAAAGATCTTGTTAAAGCGACCAACGAGCAATGGCAACATCTTGGAAAATTCGATCTAAAAAATACTTATGACAAACAGCTGTTATCCCTTTGGCCAAATATTAAAAAAGGTGATTCATTAACATTACTCACCAACGCTAAAGGTCAAGCGACTTTTCTTCATAATACAAAGGAGTTAGGCGTTATTAATGGACGTGATTTTGCGGAAAATTTTCTCGCGATTTGGCTGGATAAAGATACATCCCACCCTGAGTTTCGCCGAGAGTTGATAGGGGATAAGCCTTAG